One genomic window of Cygnus olor isolate bCygOlo1 chromosome 3, bCygOlo1.pri.v2, whole genome shotgun sequence includes the following:
- the PNISR gene encoding arginine/serine-rich protein PNISR isoform X1 — MWDQPWQQWPLNQQQWMQSFQHQQDPSQIDWAALAQAWIAQREASGQQSVVEQQGMMPNGQDISGIESGPNNHNNFQGDPNFNRMWQPEWGMPHQPPHPPPDQQWMAPTPGQMEIVPPSEDSNSQDSGEFASDNRHIFNQNNHNFGAPPDNFAMGPVNQFDYQHGAAFGPPQGGFHPPYWQPGPPGPPGPPAPPAPPQNRRERPSFRDRQRSPIAMPVKQEPPQIDAVKRRTLPAWIREGLEKMEREKQKKLEKERMEQQRSQMSKKEKKESEDAEEGDGPRLPQKSKFDSDEEDEDAENTEAVSTGKISRSPSPAPQEEQSEPEMTEEEKEYQMMVMTKMLLTEILLDVTNEEIYYVAKDVHRKATKAPAKQLAQSSALASLTGLGGLGGYGSGDSEDERSDRGSESSDTDDEELRHRIRQKQEAFWRKEREQQLLLEKQLEEERLQIDKVSKEMNEFINKEQNSISTSQEAKEIEADMVHEKKRSPNAIAPDIEPKKEGKEKDRAGRSRSRSSSSGSTSSNSRSSSSSSTVSSSSYSTSSGSSRSSSRSSSPKRKKRHSRSRTPSHKVRRSRSRSYSHRNRRERSRSREKIRERRRSSRNRSAERGERRRIQSPSQERSWDRRRSSSRSRDRRASRASRSRSRDRRKAEDQRRSPPGNRHKHKSDGKDQERKKEQGGTVDKDRKKNRERERDQEKRKDKPKKEEKESKAGNHDDSRLKRKRDSERTFSRSDSITVKIFRQDSRQDSKKSSTKDSKKRSGSESSARSSSESPGSSKEKKAKKSKHIRSCSMEKSQRSGKKASRKHKSKSRSRSTTPPRRKR, encoded by the exons ATGTGGGATCAACCTTGGCAGCAATGGCCTTTGAACCAACAGCAGTGGATGCAGTCATTTCAGCACCAACAAGATCCAA GCCAGATTGACTGGGCTGCATTAGCTCAAGCATGGATTGCTCAGCGAGAAGCCTCAGGGCAACAGAGTGTAGTGGAACAGCAAGGAATGATGCCAAATGGACAGGATATTTCAGGAATAGAGTCTGGTCCAAACAACCATAATAATTTTCAGGGGGATCCCAACTTCAACAGAATGTGGCAGCCAG AATGGGGAATGCCTCACCAACCCCCTCACCCACCTCCAGATCAGCAGTGGATGGCTCCAACCCCAGGTCAAATGGAAATTGTTCCACCGTCTGAAGACAGCAACAGTCAGGACAGTGGGGAGTTTGCTTCTGACAACAGGCATATATTTAACCAGAACAATCACAACTTTGGGGCACCTCCCGATAACTTTGCAATGGGGCCAGTGAACCAGTTTGACTATCAG CATGGGGCTGCTTTTGGTCCACCTCAAGGTGGATTTCATCCACCTTATTGGCAGCCAGGACCACCAGGGCCGCCAGGtccaccagcacctcctgcacctCCACAAAATCGAAGGGAAAGACCCTCGTTCAGAGACCGACAGCGTTCACCTATTGCGATGCCTGTGAAGCAGGAGCCTCCACAGATTG ATGCCGTGAAGCGTAGAACTCTGCCTGCCTGGATTCGTGAAGGCCTAGAAAAGATGGAAcgagagaaacagaaaaaattggaaaaagaGAGGATGGAGCAGCAACGTTCACAGAtgtctaaaaaagaaaaaaaggaaagtgaggACGCTGAAGAAGGGGATGGCCCACGATTacctcagaaaagcaaattt GACAGTgatgaggaagatgaagatgctgaaaacacagaagctgTGAGCACTGGGAAAATCAGCAGGAGtccatccccagctcctcaAGAGGAGCAAAGTGAAccagaaatgacagaagaagaaaaggagtaTCAAATG atggtgATGACAAAAATGCTGCTGACGGAGATTCTTTTAGATGtcacaaatgaagaaatatattacGTGGCCAAAGATGTACACCGTAAAGCAACTAAAG CTCCTGCAAAACAGCTGGCACAGTCCAGTGCACTGGCTTCCCTCACTGGACTCG GTGGACTGGGTGGTTATGGATCAGGAGACAGTGAAGATGAGAGGAGTGACAGAGGCTCTGAATCATCTGATACTGATGATGAGGAACTACGACACAGAATCAGGCAAAAACAGGAAGCGttttggagaaaagagagagaacagcaaCTATTACTAGAAAAACAGCTAGAAG aagaaaggcTACAAATTGACAAAGTTTCAAAAGAGATGAATGAATTTAtcaacaaagaacaaaacagtatttcaacATCACAGGAGGCAAAAGAAATTGAAGCTGATATGGTTCATGAAAAGAAACGATCTCCAAATGCAATAGCCCCTGATATAGAACCCAAAAAAGAGGGTAAAGAAAAAGATAGGGCAGGAAGGAGTAGATCAAGAAGCTCTAGTAGTGGTAGCACTAGCAGCAATAGCAGAAGCAGTAGCAGTAGCAGCACTGTATCTAGTTCATCATATAGCACTAGCTCAGGTAGTAGTCGCAGTTCTTCACGTTCTTCCTCTcctaaaaggaagaagaggcaCAGTCGCAGCAGAACACCTTCGCATAAAGTTAGGCGCAGTAGAAGCAGGAGTTATTCTCACAGAAATAGGAGAGAGAGGAGtagaagcagggaaaaaataagagaaaggagaagatcTAGTAGAAATCGAAGTgctgaaagaggggagagaCGAAGAATTCAGAGCCCTTCTCAAGAGAGAAGTTGGGATAGACGTAGGAGTAGTAGCCGTTCGAGAGACAGACGAGCTAGCCGTGCTAGTCGCAGCCGAAGTAGGGATAGACGCAAAGCTGAAGACCAGCGTAGAAGTCCTCCAGGAAATAGGCATAAACATAAAAGTGATGGTAAAGAtcaagagaggaagaaagagcaggGTGGAACTGTagataaagacagaaaaaagaacagagaaagggAGCgagatcaggaaaaaagaaaagataaaccaaaaaaggaggaaaaagaaagcaaggctgGCAATCATGACGACAGTagattaaagagaaaaagagacagtgAAAGAACTTTCTCTCGCAGTGATTCAATAACTGTGAAAATATTCAGACAGGATTCCAGacaagacagcaaaaaaagttCTACCAAAGATAGCAAAAAACGGTCAGGCTCTGAATCTAGTGCAAGGAGTAGTTCTGAATCACCAGGaagcagtaaagaaaagaaggctAAGAAATCGAAGCATATTCGATCATGCTCCATGGAGAAATCTCAAAGGTCTGGTAAGAAGGCAAGCCGCAAACACAAGTCTAAGTCACGATCAAG atcaaCAACTCCTCCTCGTCGTAAACGCTGA
- the PNISR gene encoding arginine/serine-rich protein PNISR isoform X2: MWDQPWQQWPLNQQQWMQSFQHQQDPSQIDWAALAQAWIAQREASGQQSVVEQQGMMPNGQDISGIESGPNNHNNFQGDPNFNRMWQPEWGMPHQPPHPPPDQQWMAPTPGQMEIVPPSEDSNSQDSGEFASDNRHIFNQNNHNFGAPPDNFAMGPVNQFDYQMP; the protein is encoded by the exons ATGTGGGATCAACCTTGGCAGCAATGGCCTTTGAACCAACAGCAGTGGATGCAGTCATTTCAGCACCAACAAGATCCAA GCCAGATTGACTGGGCTGCATTAGCTCAAGCATGGATTGCTCAGCGAGAAGCCTCAGGGCAACAGAGTGTAGTGGAACAGCAAGGAATGATGCCAAATGGACAGGATATTTCAGGAATAGAGTCTGGTCCAAACAACCATAATAATTTTCAGGGGGATCCCAACTTCAACAGAATGTGGCAGCCAG AATGGGGAATGCCTCACCAACCCCCTCACCCACCTCCAGATCAGCAGTGGATGGCTCCAACCCCAGGTCAAATGGAAATTGTTCCACCGTCTGAAGACAGCAACAGTCAGGACAGTGGGGAGTTTGCTTCTGACAACAGGCATATATTTAACCAGAACAATCACAACTTTGGGGCACCTCCCGATAACTTTGCAATGGGGCCAGTGAACCAGTTTGACTATCAG ATGCCGTGA